The following are encoded together in the Flavihumibacter fluvii genome:
- a CDS encoding methylated-DNA--[protein]-cysteine S-methyltransferase — MNEQQQLNYNRIAEAIGYIRANFKEQPSLEQVAEQVHLSPFHFQRLFSEWAGTSPKKFLQYISVEHAKDLLKANKNSITDIAWETGLSGSSRLHDLFINIEGMTPAEYKQGGKNLAINYSFAESPFGNIIVASTLKGVCYMAFNEDESAALKDLANKFPNASFTRKLDLLQQNALFIFQHDWSKLHQIKLHLKGTDFQLKVWEALLKIPMGQLSTYGDIAQQINQPNASRAVGTAIGSNPVAFLIPCHRVIQSTGLFGGYMWGKTRKAAIIGWEGARISTDH, encoded by the coding sequence ATGAACGAACAACAACAATTGAATTATAACCGTATCGCCGAAGCCATTGGATACATCAGGGCCAACTTCAAGGAGCAGCCGAGCCTGGAACAGGTGGCGGAACAGGTACACCTCAGCCCCTTCCACTTTCAACGCCTGTTTAGCGAATGGGCAGGAACAAGTCCAAAGAAATTCCTGCAATACATTAGCGTGGAACACGCCAAGGACTTATTGAAAGCGAATAAAAATTCCATTACAGACATTGCCTGGGAAACCGGACTCTCTGGCTCCAGCCGGCTCCACGACCTCTTCATCAACATTGAAGGCATGACACCCGCAGAATATAAACAAGGCGGAAAAAACCTGGCCATCAATTACAGTTTTGCTGAAAGTCCATTTGGTAATATCATTGTAGCATCAACCCTGAAAGGCGTTTGTTATATGGCTTTCAATGAGGATGAATCAGCAGCGCTGAAAGACCTGGCCAACAAATTCCCTAATGCCAGTTTCACCCGGAAACTGGACCTCCTGCAGCAGAATGCCTTATTTATTTTCCAGCATGACTGGAGTAAACTCCACCAGATCAAACTGCACCTAAAGGGAACTGATTTCCAATTAAAGGTCTGGGAGGCCTTGCTGAAAATCCCCATGGGACAATTATCCACCTATGGAGATATAGCACAACAGATTAACCAACCAAATGCTTCAAGGGCCGTCGGGACAGCCATTGGCAGTAACCCGGTCGCATTCCTGATCCCCTGCCATCGTGTGATACAATCCACCGGTTTATTTGGCGGGTACATGTGGGGGAAAACCCGAAAGGCTGCCATTATTGGCTGGGAAGGAGCGAGAATTTCTACTGATCATTAA
- a CDS encoding Ada metal-binding domain-containing protein, with translation MIHHIDIGRTKLKSWIKQKLINFGGNRTFKIYGTLQCSSGKRMLLKNRVFFFSEEDAIKNGYRPCGHCMKAAYKKWKDGIIRN, from the coding sequence ATGATCCATCATATTGATATCGGCAGAACCAAATTAAAAAGCTGGATCAAACAAAAACTGATCAATTTTGGTGGTAATCGTACATTTAAAATTTACGGGACATTACAGTGCTCATCAGGCAAAAGGATGCTGCTGAAAAACAGGGTTTTCTTTTTTTCAGAAGAAGACGCTATTAAAAATGGTTATCGTCCCTGTGGTCATTGCATGAAAGCTGCGTACAAAAAATG